The Toxoplasma gondii ME49 chromosome XII, whole genome shotgun sequence genome includes a region encoding these proteins:
- a CDS encoding hypothetical protein (encoded by transcript TGME49_217770), with protein sequence MGVPTSQSRASSWQSEDLHSGIQRRNGPSAEAPRPSVRTPHSSVHGGHRSESLAASLADGDNSRRASGWILHDAAGAGRRDGGLSAGRRSVQTTPQLFEDRAAKSGGALTRSIARQATTQASQSLLGPRHRFGGTPAPRCRSPFCETAELTDGETWRRRENRLRHEEREEGSDRRRGERGEKRSAEQREHLRAALQKPSASSSSCSSASSCSSFSSSSASLPASASSSSSSSSLKAAAQREATLRYLPSALLREISDSISQDPLLAKVADRGEEDAYLSLRFFVCRERGLPGDAPLDAPGQPRVGGDSCAAAAGRSEATASNTRASDAVADMEDGRAVQSPPDGDAARARSVEDRDDTAERPGVTGSHYGEGTGARARDDRGDDDAVSDGSGDAASKGFPSVLSASKDLVFVWYRRRGSAMRLCIPRLPELLWKVVAFFFFLSPSPFLATPSGTFPPAPDAGEKTTVEGGGDGEGERGDRGEGDGGDRGEGDCGDRGGGDRREGERSFRRPSSLSWTQKKNGACEDSQEVQRKLSEGLHAGRGANAAAGRWRTGGGGPGELEAKNREDWREAADREDAEGKKTLLRSVAAYVYWPGMQSFFDTCEQPGDESFSSSFCSASCSSASSSSSASSSSSASSSSSASSSSSASSSSSASSSASASSSSFASPASHAVPSHLEGGRPRVGESPRSRWTVRGERTRAFSSFPAANQLSGGPRASAALRGSAFSPPSTVACQIEDPSLLHALADLRSGAALEGLRVVRRGGKDGGRESFCLEWTPRAATREAGECAAHAPSCRPARRSNAGETEVDACVDPAARTERVNGVLLGKPLSPHAFSLGSSRLCPPGAPRAASPCVSIAPGGAVSRSDGGEKRRTGDDSVTRRNHGGNEDFSETRLSQRKEPLLDQDASRLSAALRPPPGLESSLCWPAGLASSGRRTPQDFLRGLLPGAGERVEHQAAGGDSRDGEWTFRERQDSRFEDEDLFFSGREDDDTSSVCSSHLTPRTSGLFPASLPTEPETSLALVGASDERDAQLLNHFLLFFAALSRSEVHRPPVSPPSSPSLLALQDLTDWDAPRAQGPACGCTSERLPRPVVNIPPRGACGEHDSCDGGLRRDEENGCRQRRLSFFSLPDEASPTSLGAAASCPEACEAELKKATNRRRNDSWTSEASPDDSEVPSDQQKGNPSPFRQPARRIGIFAVDVSCLALPSSCSPFSSFSSSVSSSLSSFSTRPGRPPSARLRPGTFAVLSEGGKSLSLLSSSEEARGAKWTAAAAEAREEDSQSESSFCDFLSLPDEDSSPEAEDAVSWREAEGRSLVATEGESEEEDEGEQDGAEEGEGRGSCATNETSRGRGNGGRKKVKEKSKEERACENLAHALALSCSSAGLDAVCICLTDKDRLVPLGCRTISLLDLPRLPSLLARWRQQLIAPKLSLPSLASPSHPSPPPSSASPSSASASPPSPPSGASLPSAVDALPTACSATTQTGRPQTAKARDGKVSLRLHTSAPAGAATVQADSEAKRRTGRQERKEQRRARGVGERGQREEKQMAKKRQSGGVERSRESKRGTK encoded by the exons GCTTTTCGAGGACCGCGCCGCGAAGAGCGGCGGCGCGCTGACGAGATCCATCGCTCGCCAGGCGACAACGCAGGCCTCGCAGAGCCTCCTCGGCCCGCGGCACCGCTTTGGAGGGACGCCTGCACCGCGCTGTCGCTCGCCTTTCTGTGAGACGGCAGAGCTCACCGACGGCGAGACTTGGCGCAGAAGGGAGAATCGGCTTCGGcatgaagagcgagaggaaggaagcgacaggcGGAGGGGGGAACGAGGCGAAAAACGGTCTGCGGAGCAGAGGGAGCATCTCCGCGCCGCGCTACAGAAACcatctgcgtcctcttcctcttgttcctctgcctcttcctgctcgtctttctcttcctcgtctgcttccttgcctgcttccgcgtcttcctcttcttcgtcctcgtcgctgAAGGCGGCAGcgcagcgagaagcgacTCTTCGTTATCTGCCGTCGGCGCTGTTGCGCGAGATTTCGGACTCGATTTCTCAGGACCCTCTTCTCGCGAAGGTAGCGGAtcgcggcgaagaagacgcctACCTCTCGCTCCGGTTTTTTGTCTGCCGAGAGCGAGGCCTTCCTGGAGATGCTCCTCTCGACGCACCTGGCCAGCCGCGCGTCGGAGGCGACTCCTGCGCAGCCGCggcgggaagaagcgaggcgacTGCTTCCAACACAAGAGCGAGCGACGCAGTAGCCGACATGGAGGACGGCAGAGCGGTTCAGAGTCCcccagacggagacgcagctcGAGCGAGAAGCGTCGAGGACCGGGACGACACTGCAGAGAGACCCGGCGTTACCGGGAGCCACTACGGAGAGGGAACCGGTGCGAGAGCTCGCGACGACCGCGGGGATGACGACGCTGTGAGCGACGGCAGTGGCGATGCCGCCAGCAAAggttttccttctgttctcaGCGCGAGCAAAGACCTCGTTTTTGTCTGGTACAGGCGGCGAGGCTCGGCCATGCGTCTGTGCATCCCCCGGCTGCCTGAACTGCTCTGGAAagtcgtcgccttcttcttctttctctcgccgtcgccgttCCTCGCGACGCCCTCCGGCACCTTCCCGCCGGCGCCAGatgctggagaaaagacgacggtcgagggaggaggcgacggggaaggagaacgcggagacaggggagaggGAGATGGAGGAGACCGGGGAGAAGGGGACTGCGGAGACCggggaggaggcgacaggagagaaggcgaacggaGTTTTAGAAgaccttcttccctttcatggacgcaaaagaagaacggCGCGTGTGAGGACTCTCAGGAAGTTCAGCGGAAATTGTCGGagggactgcatgcaggccgCGGAGCGAACGCCGCGGCAGGACGCTGGCGGACAGGCGGTGGCGGACCGGGCGAgttggaggcgaagaaccGAGAAGACTGGAGGGAGGCAGCGGATCGCGAGGATGctgaggggaagaaaacgctCCTGCGGTCTGTCGCCGCCTACGTCTACTGGCCCGGCATGCAGTCATTCTTTGACACTTGTGAACAACCTGGGGATGagtccttctcgtcctccttctgttctgcctcttgttcctccgcttcatcctcttcttccgcttcatCGTCGTCTTCCGCTTCATCGTCGTCCTCCGCTTCATCGTCGTCTTCCGCTTCATCGTCGTCCTCCGCTTCATCGTCGGCCTCCGCTTCATCGTCGTCCTTTGCTTCACctgcgtcgcatgcagtgcctTCGCATCTTGAGGGAGGTCGACCGCGGGTTGGCGAGAGTCCGAGGTCACGGTGGACGGTGCGGGGAGAAAGGActcgcgcgttttcttctttccctgccGCAAACCAGCTGTCTGGCGGACCGCGCGCGTCTGCGGCTCTGCGCGgttctgccttctcgcctccgtcgACTGTGGCCTGCCAGATCGAAGACCCAagtttgctgcatgcacttgcgGACCTGCGGAGCGGAGCGGCTCTGGAGGGCCTTCGCGTGGTGAGGCGAGGCGGGAAGGACGGAGGGCGCGAGTCGTTTTGTCTCGAGTGGACGCCGAGAGCGgcgacgcgagaagcaggcgaatgtgcggcgcatgcgccgtcCTGCCGGCCCGCGAGAAGGTCAAACGCTGGCGAGACAGAAGTTGATGCATGCGTAGACCCCGCtgcgagaacggagagagtgAATGGAGTCTTGCTTGGAAAGCCGTTATCGCCTCACGCTTTCTCGCTCGgctcctcgcgtctctgtccaCCTGGCGCCCCTCGCGCTGCATCGCCCTGCGTCTCCATTGCTCCAGGCGGCGCCGTCTCGCGAAGCGACggcggcgagaagcggagaacaGGCGACGATTCAGTGACGAGACGCAACCACGGCGGAAACGAGGATTTTTCAGAGACTCGTCTGAGTCAGAGAAAAGAGCCTCTGCTCGATCAGGACGCGAGTCGCCTTTCCGCTGCTTTGCGTCCGCCGCCTGGCCTCGAAAGCTCCCTTTGCTGGCCTGCGGGGCTCGCCTCTTCGGGTAGACGTACACCCCAGGACTTTCTACGCGGACTGCTTCCCGGCGCGGGGGAGAGGGTGGAACACCAAGCCGCAGGCGGCGACTCACGCGACGGCGAGTGGACTTTCCGCGAGCGGCAAGACAGTCGAttcgaagacgaagacttgttcttctctggcagagaggacgacgacaCCAGCTCCGTCTGTTCGTCGCATTTGACCCCCCGGACGAGCGGCCTGTTCCCCGCCTCGCTCCCGACGGAGCCTGAGACGTCTCTGGCCTTGGTAGGGGCGTCTGACGAGCGCGACGCGCAGCTGCTAAAccattttcttctgttcttcgctgCGCTGTCGCGCTCTGAAGTGCATCGGCCTCCGGTTTCGCcgccgtcgtcgccttcgctcctCGCCCTGCAAGATCTGACAGACTGGGACGCGCCGCGAGCCCAGGGACCTGCATGCGGGTGCACAAGCGAGCGCCTGCCTCGGCCTGTTGTCAACATTCCTCCACGAGGCGCATGCGGTGAACATGACTCGTGCGACGGGGGACTCCGtcgagacgaggagaacggctgcagacagcgacgcctgtccttcttctctctgcccgaTGAAGCGTCGCCGACGTCGCTCGGCGCTGCGGCTTCTTGTCCGGAGGCCTGTGAGgcggagctgaagaaggcgacgaatcGACGGCGGAACGACTCGTGGACCTCTGAGGCCTCTCCAGACGACTCGGAAGTTCCTTCAGATCAACAGAAAGGAAACCCTTCTCCATTCCGCCAACCTGCGAGACGCATTGGCATCTTTGCAGTCGacgtctcctgtctcgctcttccatcttcttgctctcccttctcttccttctcttcgtctgtctcttcttctctgtcttctttctcgacgCGTCCGGGACGGCCGCCGTCTGCTCGTCTTCGACCAGGGACGTTCGCGGTTCTGTCGGAGGGGGgcaagtctctctctcttctttcgtccagcgaggaggcgcggggGGCGAAGTGGACTGCTGCGGCAGCGGAGGccagggaagaagactcgCAGAGCGAAAGCTCCTTCTGCGATTTCCTCAGCCTCCCAGACGAAGATAGCTcgccagaggcagaggacgcCGTGTcatggagagaagcggaaggccGCTCGCTCGTCGCGACAGAGggcgaaagcgaagaagaagacgaaggcgaacaagacggcgctgaagaaggagaaggaagagggagcTGTGCGACCAACGAAAcgagcagaggcagagggaacggcgggagaaagaaggtgaaagagaagagcaaagaagaacgcgCCTGCGAGAACCTCGCCCACGCACTCGCCTTGTCTTGCTCCTCGGCTGGCCTCGACGCCGTGTGTATCTGCCTGACAGACAAG GACCGCCTTGTTCCCCTCGGATGCCGCACCATTTCGCTCTTGGACCTGCCTCGCCTCCCGTCGCTCCTCGCCCGGTGGCGACAGCAGCTGATCGCCCCCaagctctctctgccttctctcgcgtctccttcgcacccgtctccgcctccctcttctgcttcgccgtcgtctgcttcagcgtctcctccgtcgcctccCTCCGGTGCGTCTCTGCCGTCGGCGGTGGATGCCCTGCCGACTGCCTGCTCCGCCACAACACAGACGGGGAGGccgcagacggcgaaggcAAGAGATGGAAAggtttctctgcgcctccatACCTCCGCGCCTGCAGGTGCGGCAACGGTGCAGGCCGACTCGGAGGCAAAGCGACGCACCGGGcgacaagagaggaaagaacagagacgagcCAGGGGAGTCGGGGAAAGAgggcaaagagaggaaaaacagatggcgaagaagaggcaatCGGGGGGCGTAGAGAGGTCGCGAGAAAGCAAGAGAGGGACAAAGTGA